One window from the genome of Saimiri boliviensis isolate mSaiBol1 chromosome 2, mSaiBol1.pri, whole genome shotgun sequence encodes:
- the NRARP gene encoding notch-regulated ankyrin repeat-containing protein yields the protein MSQAELSTCSAPQTQRIFQEAVRKGNTQELQSLLQNMTSCEFNVNSFGPEGQTALHQSVIDGNLELVKLLVKFGADIRLANRDGWSALHIAAFGGHQDIVLYLITKAKYAASGR from the coding sequence ATGAGCCAGGCCGAGCTGTCCACCTGCTCCGCGCCGCAGACCCAGCGCATCTTCCAGGAGGCGGTGCGCAAGGGCAACACGCAGGAGCTGCAGTCGCTGCTGCAGAACATGACCAGCTGCGAGTTCAACGTGAACTCGTTCGGGCCAGAGGGCCAGACGGCGCTGCACCAGTCGGTCATCGACGGCAACCTGGAGCTGGTGAAGCTGCTGGTCAAGTTCGGCGCCGACATCCGCCTGGCCAACCGCGACGGCTGGAGCGCGCTGCACATCGCGGCGTTCGGCGGCCACCAGGACATCGTGCTCTATCTCATCACCAAGGCCAAGTACGCGGCCAGCGGCCGGTGA